A genomic region of Aureimonas populi contains the following coding sequences:
- the hflK gene encoding FtsH protease activity modulator HflK → MPWSNQTGNGGWKSGGGGNPGGPWGQRPQNPRPGPGGPSPDLEDILRRGQDRLRRVMPGGGGGGSTGGGLALAGLAAAGIAVVWLFNAVFIVEPDEVGVELLFGQPSEEVLEPGLHFIFWPVQTVETVPAVENQLPIGRNQQGASTGLMLSGDQNLVDVQFSVLYQVYDPQAFLFNVDDPQGMLRQVSESAMREVVGRSRVEALFRNDRVGIAEDVRAITQATLDSYGAGLRVNAIAIEDTAPPTEVASAFDEVQRARQDQTRFVNEAQQYQNQRLGQARSEAVQIREDAAAYKNRVVQEATGESQRFTSILTEYERAPGVTRQRLYLETMQAVLGDSNMVIVDERAAGGQGVVPYLPLTEVERQGEQRRQNQQQNRQNNGGSGNQGGGSAAPALSSGPVAGQTLAQGAGR, encoded by the coding sequence ATGCCCTGGAGCAATCAGACGGGGAACGGCGGCTGGAAAAGCGGCGGTGGCGGCAATCCGGGAGGCCCATGGGGCCAGCGGCCGCAAAATCCGCGCCCGGGGCCGGGCGGTCCCTCGCCCGATCTTGAGGACATTCTGCGTCGCGGCCAGGACCGGCTTCGCCGCGTCATGCCCGGCGGGGGCGGTGGCGGGTCCACCGGCGGCGGGCTCGCGCTGGCGGGCCTCGCGGCCGCCGGCATCGCTGTCGTGTGGCTGTTCAACGCCGTCTTCATCGTGGAGCCGGACGAGGTGGGCGTGGAGCTTCTCTTCGGCCAGCCGAGCGAGGAGGTTCTGGAGCCGGGGCTTCACTTCATCTTCTGGCCCGTCCAGACGGTGGAGACCGTGCCGGCGGTGGAGAATCAGCTCCCCATCGGCCGCAACCAGCAGGGCGCTTCGACGGGCCTGATGCTCTCGGGCGACCAGAACCTTGTCGATGTCCAGTTCTCCGTCCTCTATCAGGTCTACGATCCTCAGGCTTTCCTCTTCAACGTGGATGACCCGCAGGGGATGCTCCGGCAGGTCTCCGAAAGCGCCATGCGCGAGGTGGTGGGCCGTTCGCGCGTGGAGGCGCTCTTCCGCAACGACCGTGTGGGCATCGCCGAGGACGTGCGTGCCATCACGCAGGCAACGCTCGATTCGTACGGGGCCGGCCTGCGGGTGAACGCCATCGCCATCGAGGACACAGCGCCGCCCACGGAAGTGGCCAGCGCCTTCGACGAGGTGCAGCGCGCCCGGCAGGACCAGACCCGCTTCGTGAACGAGGCGCAGCAGTACCAGAACCAGCGCCTCGGCCAGGCGCGCTCGGAAGCCGTGCAGATCCGCGAGGACGCGGCCGCCTACAAGAACCGCGTCGTGCAGGAGGCCACGGGTGAATCGCAGCGCTTCACCTCGATCCTGACCGAGTATGAACGCGCCCCGGGCGTGACGCGCCAGCGCCTTTACCTTGAGACGATGCAGGCTGTGCTGGGCGATTCCAACATGGTGATCGTGGACGAGCGGGCGGCCGGCGGGCAGGGAGTCGTACCTTATCTCCCGCTCACCGAGGTGGAGCGCCAGGGCGAGCAGCGGCGCCAGAACCAGCAGCAGAACCGGCAGAACAACGGCGGTTCGGGCAACCAGGGCGGCGGCAGCGCCGCGCCCGCGCTTTCCTCCGGGCCAGTGGCCGGCCAGACGCTCGCGCAGGGGGCCGGTCGATGA
- the hflC gene encoding protease modulator HflC has translation MNNRFYAVIAVVAAAVFVLYNSLFVVNEREKAIVLRFGEIQRVIDDPGLYFKLPFTFARADNVQKLSDRLQRLDLEGLRVQTAEGLFYQVDAFLAYRIQDAGRFRQQVAGGSLELAEQRLRTRFDSAIRAVYGQRSFEAALSNERQAMMVEVRDQIRPEAENLGLSLDDVRIRRTDLTDDVAQQTYERMRAERLAEAEGLRANGQVAAREIRAAADREVSETVAGAQRDAQILQGEGDAERNAIFASAFGANPEFFEFYRSMEAYRGAMENAGTTMVLSPSSDFFRYFNADIALSAEQGGGAPIAPPAAPPAAPATPEEGTQEEGAMEMPPLSPAAEEARRAAEEAARAISAGEEPPSILAPLPDDETVPGSEGAPDAEPAPAN, from the coding sequence ATGAACAATCGTTTCTATGCCGTCATCGCCGTCGTCGCGGCGGCCGTCTTCGTGCTCTACAACTCGCTGTTCGTGGTCAACGAGCGCGAGAAGGCCATCGTCCTTCGCTTCGGCGAGATCCAGCGGGTGATCGACGATCCTGGCCTCTATTTCAAACTGCCCTTCACCTTCGCGCGCGCCGACAACGTCCAGAAGCTATCCGACCGCCTCCAGCGGCTGGACCTCGAGGGCCTGCGCGTGCAGACCGCCGAGGGTCTCTTCTACCAGGTCGACGCGTTCCTGGCCTACCGCATCCAGGATGCGGGCCGCTTCCGCCAGCAGGTGGCCGGCGGTTCGCTGGAACTGGCCGAGCAGCGCCTTCGCACGCGCTTCGATTCGGCCATCCGCGCCGTCTACGGCCAGCGCTCGTTCGAGGCCGCGCTCTCCAACGAGCGCCAGGCGATGATGGTCGAGGTTCGCGACCAGATTCGCCCGGAGGCGGAGAATCTGGGCCTCTCGCTCGACGACGTGCGCATTCGGCGCACGGACCTGACCGACGACGTGGCGCAGCAGACCTATGAGCGGATGCGGGCCGAGCGCCTTGCCGAGGCCGAGGGGCTGCGCGCCAACGGCCAGGTTGCGGCGCGCGAGATCCGCGCGGCGGCCGACCGCGAGGTTTCCGAGACGGTGGCCGGCGCCCAGCGCGACGCGCAGATCCTCCAGGGTGAGGGCGACGCGGAGCGCAACGCCATCTTCGCCAGCGCCTTCGGGGCCAATCCGGAGTTCTTCGAGTTCTATCGCTCGATGGAGGCCTATCGCGGCGCGATGGAGAATGCGGGCACCACGATGGTGCTGTCGCCGAGTTCCGACTTCTTCCGCTACTTCAACGCGGATATCGCGCTGAGCGCGGAACAGGGCGGCGGCGCGCCCATCGCCCCGCCGGCCGCTCCCCCCGCCGCCCCGGCCACGCCGGAAGAAGGCACGCAGGAGGAGGGCGCCATGGAGATGCCGCCGCTGTCGCCGGCCGCCGAGGAGGCGCGCCGCGCCGCCGAGGAAGCGGCCCGCGCCATCAGTGCCGGCGAGGAGCCGCCGAGCATCCTGGCCCCGCTGCCGGACGATGAGACCGTTCCCGGCTCGGAAGGCGCACCAGACGCCGAGCCCGCCCCGGCGAACTGA